The Phragmites australis chromosome 13, lpPhrAust1.1, whole genome shotgun sequence DNA window GCATTGTCCCCTGCAGTCAGCTTTGTTGATGGTAACACAACACGGTTTCGACACCCAACGATAATTTCCTCAAAGCATAATCAGAGAAGCCAAGACGCTACTCAAAAGATCGAAAGGTataagaggagggtgaattaaACTATTAAATAAAAACACTTCtatcaatttttaaaataaatagtaATATTAGCTTAAATAAATTGAAATACGACTATATGATTAAATTAGATAGAAGCAACAAAATAATCAAGTTAGAATGCTAATTAAATGCTCAAATATAAATACGAGAAAGTAAGGAGATGGataagagaacaccgattttttttgaagtaTTGAGAAATTGACACTCTaccctaatcctcgttggagcatccataaGGATATCGCTCCTCTTCGAGTCACGAAATCTCAAATACTCACTCATAATTATCACTTCTCTATCTTCGAATTGGCAGGTATCGAAACAAGTATATAGCTCTTTTCGAGGATCCCAAAAcaactctaagagctcaccgTGACACCTCTAATCATCAAAGACCGGCTAGATATTGACAAccatcaagagtaacaagccaagcACTAAATATATCAttaaccttcaattaagaactttttaattcactcaagtgcactctcttgttttctgatgacacacacagtgtataaaCTCTTCTGGGGTCGCAAGAGATTCATATAAGACCAAGTgagagggtatatataggctaaagACCCAAATCTCGTCGTTAACCAACCACCCAAACTTTCTGTTAGTCCCGAATAATCCGGTGAACATCTCCTCGCACTCACCGAACAATTCGATGAGTGCAATCTTTAGAGCCCACtatgccagctgtcattagccgttactgctaATAAATGATTCGGTAGATTCATTCGGTGTGCCTtagttcatcaccggactatccaattAGTAGAACCAAACCAAATTACCcgttgcaaccctctctgcaaaaattagtccggtgatttctcttttctttcaccagaccatccggtgagtgtagctTCTTCTGTAACCAAAATTTCTTCTCTAcgagaaatgctccggtgctcccATCTCTCCATCACCGAATAAACCGATCAGGTCAACTTTAATtcttctgaaaaaattcacttcTGTTGAAGATGCTATGGTGCTCTAATCTTTCCATCACCGAATAATCTGGTGAGCTTAACTTCAATCCTTCTGAAAACTTCACTTTTGTTGAAGATGCTCCGGTACTCTAGTCCAGTGtatcactagaccatccggtgcaatACTTCTAAAATTTAAGGACACGTGTCGCCAAGAAAATATTCCGGTGAGAAGACCATCTTTGCCACCGGACCATTAGGTGTACTTAATACCTTCCTGAGTTGAGAAGCTAAATTGATTCGGTGAGTTCACCTTTCAAATGACTGAACTATCTGATGAGGTAAACATCTCTGAGCTTATCCAATTTAAAtttctttgagctctaacttctcgacatctctACCATGGGTTTCTATGAGGTACCTAATGTtagaatttcataagtgtgcatAAAACTAAATTTAGattcaactagatcaagctactactttagCTCCTCTTTACAGTACAGTTAAAAGACTAAAAAAGAAGACATATagtactctaagtgtcattcctCTACTTGTGACATTTAGAACTAAaaaatccttaatcttgatgcacatcttCTTTGATCGTCCATGTAAACAACTTATAGACCATGaatacccaattatcattgtgaactaattttttttaatattatttaaaaataaatttgttagtTATAATAATAcagttattattaatcatcgaaatacttaccacttacctaagAGTCTAAATACTACGGTTACTCTAATACACAATATCATATTATTATACTCAAGGCCATCGCATCATATAGAGCTCATTGCCATATGAGTAAAAATCCTACGTGGCACATAAACTAATATGCACGATACAACCTATTGGAAGCAAGGTTCACAAAATTGTTTggatttcaaaaaccgctctCTAGTGGTTATCAAATCGCGGTTACATGATAAACCAAGTAAAATTTGACAATAATTTGCTTAAAATTTACTCggttaaatttaaaattcagAGAGAATTCGGACAGAATCAACCGAACGGTAACTGGTCGGTTTGCTACGGTTACCGACCGCATTTAGCGATTTATCAAGTGGTTTTccatattttttgaattttttgtaaCCGTTCAAATTCGTCAGTAACCGTTCAGTTTTAGCAATTTGTCGAGTGTTTTTTTCGAATTGtagtgaagtaaaaaaaaaaacaaaatatggctcaaccttgtaaaatcaataactaattcatatgtgcttcaaatcaagtgaaacaaaatttgttgtttttcttgtaatatgatctacatgataaaaatatttatactcataaaaaagttgaatattttctattagaatatgtatttgctaaacctagttaaatgcatagtttactctttgctaatccaaaaattatgaaaccaattttttttagtcctcttacatgatcctatgcttttttaaaaaaatatatgaactcattaaatagttattgttacatgcaagattgtgtaaatgtgttgcaactagattaattcataactaacccatcacacctccaaaattaatgaaactgcttttattagtttacttataccatgctttatgtagaaaaaataatggtaaacatgaaaaagttaattacagtacaatttcttaacatattcactttatgcttttgaactttgtaaaaattatggagaaattaataaaactctaattaagtgaaaccaattttaaagatcctcttaatgTACCCctacacaaaaaatatgtgtttatatattaagcttttccttaacattaataaatgagctgcacgtttcaactttttttcttatttttttcaaacttcctcctcaTACAATATGAgccaaacgacattatttttgaaattgtttttcacacaagatattagaattgtctttagttgtttttaggattttttgattttttaattcaaatttgaaaactgaTCGATATCTATTACCGATACGGAATGATAAGCTCGACTACCGTAGTATTCGAACGATAGCTGTTGATAAGTTGAACCCTGATTGGAAGTAGCCTACACAAGCAAGATGTACTAACTTAAGCGAAAATGCTAAGCATATGACCACGACGTGAGACTGACCCTTCCGACCAAATATTGCTACAATATTCTATAGTAACTATGCTACAGTACATGAGTAGGAAAGGAGTAAGACGTTCCAGTCGGGCGTATAGCAGTTCTCTAACTTAAGAGTCACCAAGGTGTTGGACATTTAACCTGGGCGTTTTTTGGCTACCATTTGGACTTAGACTGTGGTGCGGTTAACTAGGAAACAACGGCCTTTGATTCGCTACTCGATCCGTTTATGAGCAAGAAGCAACCACTCTATAGTGTTATCTATTACTCCCTCCGTATATCACGTATTAGAAttaaaaaagtcaaacttttagattttatcaataattaattaaattatatgtatatttagtGTACGAAAGATGTAACAATAGATTTGTATTCCTTGTATCTTTTAATAAGATATTGGTTTTATAActattgataatatattgtaagaaaAATTAatgattaaaatatatttaaaaaactttCTTAAATCTTAATACACCTGGAAAATCCTAATACGCCCTGtaaaaaagaaatggagggacTATCTAATGAATAGCACACTTCACTTATggcagaaaagaaaataatttatagtTCATGCGCCGGTCGCTGGATCCATCAAGACATCAAGTACAAGTTATAGCTAGGTGCGTATAATCATGCCTGCAAAGCATGTGTGACCTTCGTCGATCGAGACCGATGCACGTATGCCTGCAAAGCATGTGTGACCTTCGTCAAAATAAGAGCGAAAGGAGCGGCTCGGTCacgcggccggcggcgcgggcgcgggctgCAGGCCGCAGCCGGCGAGGCAGCCGACGTGGCCCTGGACGCAGGCCGTGGCGCAGAGAGGCGCCTCGCTGCCGCCGCGCCTGTCCGCGCACCTCATGGCGCAGCCTACCGCCTCCGTGACGCACCCCGTCACGCAGTCCACGATGCTCCGGGTGCGCGCGGCGTCCGGGTCGGGCtcgcctgcggcggcggcaacggtGGCGACGAAGACCGctgcgacgaggaggaggaggacggaggCGAGCGTGGCGGGCGCACACAGCCTGATGACACGGGCATCGGCCATGGCTGCCGGTTCTTGCCGCTGTTTTTGTTTGTGTTATCGAACCTGCGATGGGAGCAGTGTGCAGGAGCGAGGGAGAGAATGGGAAGGGTTTGTACAGGGTCGCTTGCTCTTGGAAGCGCGCTCATACGAAACGGATGCAGCTTGGAGCAGGTCGGCACGAGGGACGTGTGAAGAGAAGCTAGGCGTGGCAACCGCGCTGGTGTCATCGGAGACGAAACCTGCAAGGCTGCAATGCGTAGAGAAGACGTGGCAACCGCGCTGGTTTTATAGCGTTTTCGATTGGTACCCACACCTGCAATGTATAGATCGAGCGGATCTAAAGAAATTGCAGCTCAACCTTGAAGACCCAATTCCATTCAGCATGCATCGTGGATGCATAGCTCTTTTTAAGGTTCACACTCCTCTTTAAAAGCTACACGATATTTCCACCCAACTATAGCTTACGCGCTGGATACATCAAGTTCCACTTGAAAGCTAGATGCATCATGTTGCAAATGCATATGCGCTGTGACTGGTGCATCATGTTGACGGACTAGTATTTTAATAATGAGTGtatatagctaaaaaaattgatcGATGATCAAGGAACATTGCATATTTGGGCCATCCTAAGCTAGGAGTGAAAGCGAAACAAATAGTTTTTAATCTGATCCGTGCGAATACAAATACGTGTATggtaagtttttttaaaaaaaaatctatataaatACGAGCGTGGATATGGATAATTTTATACATATATGGTATTGCAAAAATCCGATGAATATAGATTATCCGATTTTTAGCTCGAATTATCTATATTTTACTGGGTTCATTGCCTCTAACCCAACCTAATAATATGGAATAGAGTATGAGTTATATCTATCTATGCAATGCAATATTTTGAATTATACTACTAACTATTGTCTACTATATTATGCTTATTTGATGAATTTTGTACTATTTTCATGTGCTAGTGTGCACACCTCTTGCGtgagtaaaaaaaatagaaatagctctctgtttctttttctttcttgtaaTTGAACCATGTGATAtgcatatattattttatatctAATTGTTTAGAAGCTAAATTTGCTTAGACTCCTTTAGGCTTTCATCGCTTCCAAAAAAAACGATGATGATCGGTGACAATACTCTATGTGAGATTTTGGCTATGCATATGAATCCGCATACTCATAAAAATTTGTCTCAGGGAAGATGATGGATGACTTCAAAATAAAGATGCTAAATTTGCTTGGATTTCTTTAGGTTTTCATCGCTTCCAAAAAAAACGATAATGACCGGTGACAATACTCTAAGTGAGATTTTGGCTATGCATATGAATCCGCATACTCATAAAAATTTGTCTCAGGAAAGATGATGGATGACTTCAAAATAAAGATGAAATCAACACAATCATATTGCTAATAAGCATGATTACTATCACGCTACCTGTTGGTTGTATGGCTGTGTGCGCGAGCGAGTAATATCTGATTATTTTAGTATGTTTCTGGTCCGACTTCAACTCCGAAACAATTCGTATTTGTATCTGTATCTGCAATATCTGCTTCTAGCTCTAAATCCGGCAAAAAAGATGCAAATATGGTAAAAACATTATCCGTTCAAATCTGATCTATTTTTATCTTACTAGAGGCTAATTAAACTTTGAGATGATAAACTGCGATAATGAAAAAATGCCTAAGAAAATACGAGTAATTTGTTGAGTCAGAATACAACACATAATTATTAAACTTTAACCACCCTGATATCACCAACATATATAgtcaactttttttaaaaaaagaattagGTGTGTATACCTATATCCTAAGGTGTGCCCGCCCATGGCACGGGCCCAGGCCCAGCCATCCCTTGTCTCCGCTCTGGCCATCGCATGCCAGAGTCGCCGCACGAGCGGTTCGGGCACACTGCTGGCGGCCGGACGGCGATCGAGGCAGCCAACGTCGCGCTTGACGCAGTTCCCAGCGCAGACAGGCGCCTGTCGGCATTGGACACCCCTGCCCGCACACCCCATGGTGCAGCCCATCACCTTCATAGCGTAGTCCATCGTCTCCTTGGCGCACTCCACCATGCACCCCGATGGATTGCTCTCTGCCTCGGCGGTGCCggtgaggaggagggaggcgaaTAGCGCGGTGGCCTTCGAGCACCGCATGGCACGGGCAGCGGGCATGGCTGTTATATAAGCTGTTTTACGTGGATCTGTCCACGGGATGAATGCAAGGCGAGCGAGAGGGCGGAGGTTTGTTGGACTTGCCCTCGGAATCGTGCGCAGACGAGATGGATGATTGGCGTGAAGACTCCTCGCAAGCATGAAGACTAAAGACGAGAAAAAGGAATTACTGAAAAATGAAGGAACTGACCAACAACAGTTGAGATGGCCGAGTTGGTCTAAGGCGCCAGATTAAGGTTCTGGTCCGAAAGGGCGTGGGTTCAAATCCCACTCTCAACATTTCCTgttcctttttcccctttttatgttttcctgctttttttttttgacatttaCATCCAGGCAGTAGTAGCTTTGTTACAACTCCTCCTTGTCTTTCCTTCTGATTTTTCTGAATAGATTTTAAGGTGAACGGAAAAAAACCATGCTTTTCCTAAAATCTCCGAGATCAAGATTTATAGATTGGCATAGCAATGCTACGAGGAGGTGGAACAGCCTACAATTGTCAACCTTTCCCCAACAAGAAACAGGGGCAGTATTCACTGACTAAGCTTATGTCGACCATGTGTTGTGATGATCCAACCATTATTTGGGATAATATGACTGAATAAGAAAACGAATGGACTTCATAGTTCATAACTCTGTAGCTGGGCCGCCCGGTGAAACACCACCCAGTCTCTATAGGCCCATGGACCTCCAGCCCGTGACATGCGGGCCCAACATTTGAAGGCCCACCCATCCGCACGCGAGCAGATCTCCACGTACTTGATCCGACGGCGGATACCACGCCACCACCCAGCTATAACCTCCACCGCAACCCTAAACCTCCTTCACTCtccgcctcccgccgccgccgccgcttccttcTCCGGAGAGACCCCTCCCTCCAGAGACCAGCGAGCGCGGAGCCGGAGCGAACCCTACTCTCCCACCATGGTACGGACGTCGATCCGATCCGATGGAGCACGCCCGGTTCCGCGCGTTTCTCCGTTCGAATTTGCTGTTGGATTTTAGGGTTCTGATCGGTTTGGTCTTGGCTGTGGCGGCGGTGCAGGTGCTGCAGAATGACATCGACCTGCTGAACCCGCCGGCGGATCTGGAGAAGctcaagcacaagaagaagcgcCTCGTCCAGTCCCCCAACTCCTTCTTCATGGTACCCTTGCATCCCCTTGAGAAACCTTTTCCCCTCGTGTATGACCTTTCTCTTCGCTGGAATGATGCGCGTGCGCATCTGCGGCGCGTATGTCCACGTGTGGCTTTCGTACTGCAGTGCGTGTCTCCTTCTAAGAACACCGCTATAGTGTTGTGCGTTGTGGCGTACGTAGGTGCCGAGCCATACGATTGGAGAACATGTTACCTGTGGTTGCTTAGAGGTGCTGCATAATTCTGGTTGTGGTACTTGCTGCGTAGTATTGGAAACTAGAGCTGATTGTGGCTGCTGAGGATTACCAATTACTGGATTATGTGATGTTGGCAGCTCTGCCGCTGCTTTGGGGTCGTTTGGATTTGTATGTAGCGCTGCTGTGTCTTGCCATATTGTTGGGCAAGTTATGATAGAACTAACCTGAAACATATCTATGAATCTGTTCTAAAAGGTGGCTGCCCCGCATAGCGCCTAGTGCTTTTTAAAAACACTGGCATTGGTTGTACTCAGTGAATTGTTTTGACCCAAGAACATTCTCCAAGAATTTAAATTCGTTTGCATTTTTAGGGAAGTTGCTGGGCTTTCCAGCTATTGTATACAATTCTCATTTAGTGCCTCACTTTTGGACTGCATTAATTTCACCTATGCACCTGTGGTTCTAGCATCAGCGATGGGCTTCTGTGTGATCGTCCATGTTCTGTGGGCTCTAATGATGATGCATTGTTTCATGCAGGATGTCAAGTGCCAGGGCTGCTTCAACATGTAAGATCTCTTGATCTTTTGTGGTTTCATATAGCACTCCTTTCCTTCTAAATTAGGTGTCTGGTTGTAGGAAATTTCTGGTACCTATCCTTACCCTTATTCCATTGTGTCGTCTTACTGATGTGCTGCTTTTGAGGTGGTTGTTAATGTATATGGGCAGTTTTTCTACTGCTATATTTAGAAATTAGAACTGGGTTATGCTTTTTTCTTATGTTATGTTTTTAATACCAAAGAAATTTGCTTATGCAAACATGTAGTTTAGCAGGGATAAATGATCTCCATTTCTGTGTAATATTAGTTGTGCACATGTTATCCTTTCACTGGCTACTGCCCCTGTGCTATGGGTGGTCGCTCACCTGTGTAAACCACTCCTGTCGTTTCAACCTTAAGATTTGTTTCAATAATTCTTCCTCAACAAATTCAGTCCGTGCCATCCCTTTACAAAAGCTTAACAACCTCTAT harbors:
- the LOC133887927 gene encoding uncharacterized protein LOC133887927, coding for MADARVIRLCAPATLASVLLLLVAAVFVATVAAAAGEPDPDAARTRSIVDCVTGCVTEAVGCAMRCADRRGGSEAPLCATACVQGHVGCLAGCGLQPAPAPPAA
- the LOC133889252 gene encoding small ribosomal subunit protein eS27-like, with amino-acid sequence MVLQNDIDLLNPPADLEKLKHKKKRLVQSPNSFFMDVKCQGCFNITTVFSHSQTVVVCPGCQTVLCQPTGGKARLTEGCSFRRKGD